The following are encoded together in the Pseudomonas xantholysinigenes genome:
- a CDS encoding FadR/GntR family transcriptional regulator yields MLELQRPDTLVERVVGAIRAEIDSGRLAAESRLPTEQQLAEQLNVSRSVVREAVAQLKADGVLIARRGLGSYISQTPSGTVFRFPGSQGRTPDLVQMFEMRLWIETQAAAIAARRRDEHDLARMAGALRTMLDQRSDFAAASAADVAFHRAIAEASKNDYFVAFHDFLGGQLAAARRTAWENSATPSVGGSADALREHQALYQAIADGDRQAAAACAEAHLRASAQRLKLDLPALD; encoded by the coding sequence ATGCTCGAGCTCCAGCGCCCCGACACCCTCGTCGAACGCGTCGTCGGCGCCATCCGCGCCGAGATCGATTCCGGCCGCCTGGCCGCCGAATCGCGCCTGCCCACCGAACAGCAACTGGCTGAACAGCTCAATGTCAGCCGCTCGGTGGTGCGCGAGGCGGTAGCCCAGCTCAAGGCCGACGGCGTGCTGATCGCTCGCCGCGGGCTCGGCTCGTACATCTCGCAGACGCCCAGCGGCACGGTGTTCCGCTTCCCTGGCAGCCAGGGGCGCACGCCGGACCTGGTGCAGATGTTCGAGATGCGCCTGTGGATCGAGACCCAGGCCGCCGCCATCGCCGCCCGCCGTCGTGACGAACACGACCTGGCGCGCATGGCCGGCGCCTTGCGCACCATGCTCGACCAGCGCAGCGACTTTGCCGCCGCCTCGGCTGCCGACGTGGCCTTCCACCGGGCCATCGCCGAAGCCAGCAAGAACGACTACTTCGTCGCCTTCCACGATTTCCTCGGGGGTCAGCTGGCTGCCGCGCGCCGCACGGCCTGGGAGAACTCCGCGACCCCCTCGGTAGGCGGCTCGGCCGATGCCCTGCGCGAACACCAGGCGCTGTACCAGGCCATTGCCGATGGTGACCGCCAGGCAGCCGCCGCCTGCGCCGA
- a CDS encoding GGDEF domain-containing protein, which yields MEVRQQQLVRHLRQRFVALVALSCCAWLGMAGMLVFVWLHRAQLGIASYAWFVAGVVLSLALLLCLVIIAVRLKTTMQVRSRLLSRLEHASGHDELTGLLNRRGFDCALAQQLEGRRAFTLLYLDLDGFKQVNDGHGHELGDQVLRAVAQGWERTLRAGDVLARLGGDEFVLITQASGVQVDALCERLIAVAGLALAEELPGLRIGVSIGIAACPGQGCEARHLLASADSAMLAAKAQGKSRYQRALCETSYPTH from the coding sequence TTGGAAGTCCGTCAGCAACAGCTGGTTCGTCATCTGCGCCAGCGCTTCGTCGCCTTGGTGGCGCTCTCTTGCTGTGCCTGGCTGGGCATGGCCGGGATGCTGGTGTTCGTCTGGTTGCACCGGGCGCAGTTGGGCATCGCCTCGTACGCCTGGTTTGTCGCCGGCGTGGTGCTGAGCCTGGCGCTGCTGCTGTGCCTGGTGATCATCGCGGTGCGCCTGAAAACCACCATGCAGGTGCGTTCCAGGCTGCTGTCGCGGTTGGAGCATGCCTCGGGCCACGACGAACTGACCGGGCTGCTCAACCGCCGCGGCTTTGATTGCGCCCTGGCCCAGCAGTTGGAGGGGCGGCGGGCGTTCACCTTGCTGTACCTCGACCTGGACGGTTTCAAGCAGGTCAACGACGGCCATGGCCATGAGCTTGGCGACCAGGTGCTCAGGGCGGTGGCCCAGGGCTGGGAGCGCACGCTGCGGGCCGGGGATGTGCTGGCCCGGCTAGGGGGTGATGAGTTCGTCTTGATCACCCAGGCCAGCGGGGTGCAGGTCGACGCCCTGTGTGAGCGCCTGATCGCGGTGGCCGGGCTGGCCCTGGCCGAGGAACTGCCGGGGCTGCGCATCGGCGTCAGCATCGGCATCGCTGCCTGCCCGGGGCAGGGCTGCGAGGCACGGCACCTGCTGGCCAGCGCCGATAGCGCGATGCTCGCGGCCAAGGCCCAGGGCAAGTCGCGTTATCAGCGGGCGTTGTGCGAAACGTCCTATCCTACCCACTGA